Sequence from the Burkholderia cepacia genome:
GGTTTCGGACAGGGCGGATGCGTGGGCGGGTACTCCGTATTACTTGGCGGCGGTCTTCGTCGCGTCCTTGTGCCACGTGTACACGACGAACTTGAACGCCTTCAGGTCGCCCTGCGCGTCATACGCGACCTTGCCGATCGGCGTGTCGAACGTCGTCTTGTGCATGTACGCGGCGACCTTGGTCGGGTCGGTCGTCTTCGCGCCGGCGATCGCGTCGGCGATGATCTTCACCGCGGCGTACGACGGCATCTGGAACGGGCCGTTCGGATCGCGCTTCTTGTCCGCGAACGCCTTCACGAGCGCCGCGTTGGCCGGATCGGCCGAGAAGTCGGCCGGCAGCGTGACGAGCATGCCTTCCGAGGCCGGGCCGGCGATCGCCGTCACGTCCTTGTTGCCCACGCCTTCAGGCCCCATGAACGTGGCCTTCACGCCCTGCTCGCGCGCCTGGCGCAGCAGCAGGCCCATTTCCGGGTGGTAGCCGCCGAAGTAGACGAAATCGACGCCTTGCGACTTCAGCTTCGTGATGATCGCCGAGTAGTCCGAATCGCCGGCGTTGATGCCTTCGAACAGCACGACCGGGATCTTCGCGGCTTCGAGGTCCTTCTTCACCGACGATGCGATGCCCTGGCCGTACGACTGCTTGTCGTGCAGCACCGCGACCTTCTTCGGCTTCACGTTGTTGATGATGAAGTGCGCGGCGGCCGGGCCCTGCTGGTCGTCACGGCCGATCGTGCGGAAGATGAAGTGACGCTTCTTGCCTTCCGTCAGCTGCGGTGCGGTAGCCGACGGCGTGACCATCACGATGCCTTCGTTCTCGTAGATGTCGGAGGCCGGAATCGTCGACCCCGAGCACACGTGGCCGATCACGTACTTGATCTTCTGGCTGACGATCTTGTTGGCGACGGCGACGGCCTGCTTCGGTTCGCATGCGTCGTCCATCATCACCACTTCGAACTTGTTGCCGCCCGCGCCGCCTGCTGCGTTGACCTGCTCGATCGCGGTCAGCGCGCCGGCCTTCACCATGTCGCCGTATTGGGCGACCGAGCCGCTCATCGGACCAGCGATGGCGATCTTCACGGTTTCCGCTTGCGCGGTGGCGGCGCCGGCGGCGAACAGCACGGCGGCGACGGAAATGGACGTAAGACGGGACAGCGTCATCTAGGAGCTCCTCGATGTTGTTTAGTCATACGGGCAAAGGCGGCATGACTTGCGCAATCGAACAGCACCCGGGGCGAGGACATGGGACACGCCCGAGACACATAGAAGACGGAACTCCGGCGGAATGTTGCGTAGCGGGGCCCGGCTCTTGCAGTCCCCGAAGGGGACGTCTGGTTCGGAAAGACATCGTGATGCGTCTTGCATTGCGCAAGCGTTTCGCCTGCCCCGCTTGCCAAACCGCTTGACCGGAGGGGTGGTCCGACAGCCGTTGGCAAGGCAGTCGAAATTATATGGGCGTTTTTAAATCGTCTGTCAAAAATGCCGGTCGACCGAGGGAAAACACGTAGGCGAAAACGGGGCGCGGTAGCGATGAGGGAGCAACCGTATTTAAAAGGGCACGCTTGCGTGGAGTGCAATCGGGTTGCGACAGCGAGCGGGATTTCGCCGTTCAGCGAGGCGGGGCAAGGCGTTCGGGAATCCGTGGCATTCGACCGCGCGGGGACGTGATTTAAAGGGAGATATCGGGCGGACAGGACAACCGAACGGCAGGCGTGTGACGCACCATTTCCGGGAATCGGGGCCGGACCGGCAGCCATACGATTTGCAGACCGAAGGCGTTGTTTAGAAAGATATTTGTTGTTTTATTGAAATGATTTGAAACCGCAGCCCGGCCGACTCCCGACGCGCGCGGCGCAGCCTCGATCGGCACTCCGTATCCGTCCGCTAAAGAACCCCCGACGCCCACCGTTAACTACAAGACGCCATCTCGTGGCGTGGTCGATTCTTGCATCGGCGCGCCCCTGCTCGATCGGCGCATTCCGGGGTGCGAGCTCGCTCGCTGACAACAATAGAAACACGAGACCTTTATGTTCAATACCAAACGCCTGATGACCGTTGCCGGCACGTTCTGCCTTGCGCTGTCGCTGTCCGCCTGCATGTCGATGCATTCCTACGTGGATTCGTCGCTCGGGGAGCCGCACTACTCCGACCTGAAGAAGCCGGCCAGCCCGCAACCCGTCCAGCTGCTGGTCGAATTCCAGACCAAGGGCGTTCCCAATGCACGCGCCACCGAGGCCTTCAAGCCGCGCGTGTACGAGCAGGTGTCGCAATCTGGCCTGTTCAGCCAGGTGTCGTATGAGCCGGTCGCGTCCGGCCGCAAGCTGTCAATCACGATCAACAACCTGCCACAGACCGAAAACGCGAGCGCCCAGGGGTTCGGCACCGGCCTCACGTTCGGCCTCGTCGGCACGATGGTCACCGACGGCTACGTCTGCACGGCCACCTATGCCGCACCCGGGCACGACGCCGTGACCAAGGTCGTCAAGCATGCGATCTACACGACGATCGGCAATGCGTCCGGGCCCGAGGGGCTGAAATCGATGACCCTGCAGGATGCATCGAGCACGATGATCCGGCAGATCGTCGCGAAGAGCCTCGAGGAAATCGATCAATCGTCGGATCTCGCGCAGTGATGCCGGTCCGGATTGCATGCCGGAGCGTCGTCGGCGCGCTCGCCGCGCCGGCAGTTCTGGCCGTCACGCTGGCTTTGGGCGGCTGCGTCACGCAGCCGGTGCCGCATTATCAGGCGAGCGTCGCCAACCAGATGACGCTAGCCAGGCTGCCGCGGGACGCGCGCTTTCGCGTGACGACCGGCCCCGACCCGGCCGGCATACAGGCCCAGGTCCGGTCGATGCGTTACGCCGCGCCCGGCAACGGTTCCTGGTCGGACTATCTGAACGAGGCCATCCGTACCGAGCTGACGACGGCCGGACACTACGATGCGAACGCACTGGCCACGCTGGATGCGACGTTGACGGACGTCCGGGTATCCGACGGTCAGGCTGAACTGGGCGGACGGTTCGTCATCCGACGCGATCAATCGATCGTCTACGACAAGGCATTGCGCGCGAATGCGCAGTGGGATACGCACTTCATCGGCATGCTCGCCGCGGCGGACGGACTCAATCAGGCGTCTGCGATCTTCCAGAGCCTGCTGCGCCAGCTGTTCGATGACCCCGAGTTCGCCGCCGCAGGCCGGCGCGTGGCGAACGCCGAGGCCAAGATCCAATAGCAGGGCGGCACTTGGCATGCAACTCGACACACAATTTGGCGTAGTCACGATCGTGAATGAGCCGACTTATACATTCCGATCGCAAGACAATATTCGCGCCTATCCTCTCGAATTACTTCTTGGGAACTACGGACCGTCTTCCGTTCATGGAGTCGAGCTGAATGGATGTCGCGTTGCGGTCGTCGGTGCGGATGGCGGATGCACGGCAGTACATGCGCGTTCGGCTGTCGCGATCGACGACAAGCTGTACCTGGCGGTAGGCAATCATGTCGCCTGCCTGTCGTTGAGTTCACCGCACCCGCTGGTCTGGTCGACCTGCGTCGATATCGCGACCTGCTTCGGCATTTACTGGGAAAGCGACCGGGCGACCCTGATCTCGCACGGGGAACTCGAGATTGCGCGCCTGTCGCTGCAGGGTAATGTCATGTGGTCGGCATCCGGTGCAGACATCTTCACCGAACGCGTCCGCTTGCTGCCCGACTGTATCGAGGCCATCGATTTCAATCACGATATTTATCGGTTTGACTACGCGACCGGAGCGTCGCTTATGCGCTGACAGCGACGAACACGGTTGAAACTGCTTTCGCTGCATTGCGCGGAAAAATCACCGACCAGCCAAGGAAAAGCACATAAGCGAAATCGGAGTGCGGTAGCGATGGCGGAGAAGAGGACTTAAAAAGGCAAGTTTGCGTGCAGGTCAACCCAAGGCGTTGATTAGAAAGCTCACTTTTATTTTTATGAAATAATGTGCGCCCGTTTCCGCAGTCCAGCCAGCCCCCGCCGCGATGCGCGCCTGCCGCCAGCCAGCGATCTGCCCGTTTCTTTCAACGCATGTCGCTTGCCTTGCATCGCCCATGAATCACGCCTTTCGCTTCGTTCCCGCCGCTGCGCTCGCCGGTGCGCTGTTCGCCATGACTGCCTGCGCGTGGAGCCAGGACGTCCCCAACCGGGACGTGGCCGGCACAAACGTGTTCCGTGCCGAGCGGCGCGCGGCGAACGGCGTGCGCGTCCCGCGCGACGCGCACGCCGGGCGCTACGCCGCGTCCACGACGCGCGGCCCGTTCGAGACGAACGATACCCGCGAGCTTCGGATGTCCGGCGGCCGCCTCGTGCCCCGTGCGCCGGACAAGCGCGCCGGCGATTCGCACTGGCCCGCGAACCGCATCACACCCGGCGCGGACGGTCTCGGCCGCCGCGTGCCCGAGCATGAACGGCGCACGCTCAATTGGGATGCGTATCTGAAGGCCAACGGGACGCCGTACGGCACCGGTCTGCACGCGACGCCGATGTTCCCGCCGCCGTACCCGCGCATGCCGATGCGTCCATACGGCCGCGCGCACGGGCTCCCCGGCGTGCCGAATCCGTACGACCCGTCGGTGCCGCAGCCCGAGACGCGCGCGTTCTACGACAACGGTGCCGGCACGCGCTGCACGGCGACGGGTGGTGCGGGGACGCCGCGATCGTCGTGCGATCTCCGGTGGTGATGACTCGCGCGGCGCACGTTCTACGACGGCCGGTCCTGCTCAGACGAAAAAGTCGCCGCCGGCAGACGAGACGATCAACCGCGCGTCAGGGATCGGCGTGTCGAAGCCGATGTCGGCCACAAAGAAAAACGATACGCCCATCCCCCACACGACGGTGTGTGGCGCTGCCAGATCGAACGTATTCGCATTATCGAGTTCAGTCCGGTGCTCGCCCGACAGCAGCAGGTTGTTGAATTCCTGCACCTTGCCCGAGCCGTCGTAGATATGGACATTGCGGATGCTGCCAGAGGTGGCCGAGAACATGAGAAACAGGCGCTGCACCTTCGAGCGCACATCGCCGACGATAACGGGCGTGGCTAGCGGAATGTGAAACCAGCTGCTTTGGCCGGGCTTTATCGCCATGTCTGCGCCCCAGCCGAAATGCCCGACGCGGTCAAGGCTGCCCGGGTTCTCGACTGTCAGCGCGTTACCGTGAATCCAACTCGCATGAAGAGCCATGTCGTGTCACCTCGTCTTGTATTCATTTAATTGAGATAAACAGTAGTGGCTACGCACAGCCAATACAGTCAGCATTTTCCCGAATCAAAAATTCAATGTTTCAGGCATTATTTTTGCCGAAATCTTTTATCGCCATTCCGAAACAATTACGCGATTCGAAATTATCGATTTAATATCATCACCGAACGCCATATTAAAACCTCACCTCGGCGAAACCACGATGGCCGCCCGCCGGTTCTGCGCGCGGCCCGCCGGTGTCCGGTTGTCGCCCACCGGGTCGAGCTTCCCTTTCCCGACGACCGCGATGCGCTTCGGATCGAGCCCGATATCGACGAGCTCGATCGCCACCACCTCGGCACGACGCCTGGACAATTCCACGTTATATGCATCCGCCCCCTCGTCGTCCGAGTAACCATAGACCCGCACCCCGTTGATCCCGGCCGAATGGAGCGTGCGTCCGATCCGCTCGACGATCCGCCGCACATCGGGCTTGAGGTTGTAGCGATCGAAATCGAACAGGATCGGTCCGGTCGAACCGAATTCGAAACCCTGCTGGGTTTCCTGGAAACCGGCCGACTTGAGCGCCGTGACCTGCGTCTGCGTCAGCCCGCGATGAAGCGGCGGCGTCTTGCAACCGCCCAGCACCATGCACAGCAGCAGCGCGCCGCCGATGCACATCCGCCCAATGCTCACAGGAAACGGGTTTTCCATCATCGCATCCCCTTAAAACGCGCCCGCCATGCACGCACGGTTTCAAACCGCTGCGACAACCCCGCCCTCTGCACGACGCGATAACCCTCAAGCCGGCCCGGCGACCCCTTCAGCCAACTGCCACGACCCCGGCCGGGCGCGCTTGGCCCGGTACATCGCCGCATCCGCCGCGCGCAGCAAACCGCTCGCGTCCGACGCGTGGTCGGGATACAGCGCTACGCCGGCACTCATCATGGTGGCCACCCTGCGGCCGTCGGACAGCTCGATCGACGGCGCCATGCCGGACAATATCTCGTCGGCGATCCGGACGACACTGTCCGCTTCGGGCACTGCCGCCAGCATCACCGCAAATTCGTCGCCGCCGAGGCGGGCGACCAGATCGGTCTCGCGCACCTGCGTGCGCAGCCGCGACGCGACGCCGATCAGCACCGCGTCGCCGGCATCGTGACCGAGACAATCGTTGATCTCCTTGAAGCGGTCGCAGTCGAGATACAGGATCGCGACCCGCTGGCCCGTCGCATTCGCGTCGCCGAGCGCGCGCGCCAGGCGCGACTCGAACTGCGCGCGATTGGGCAGCCCGGTGAGCGCATCGTGCGTCGCCTTGTGTTCGAGCGACGCGTTTTCGTCGCGCAGCGTGTTCTGCCAGTCTTCGAATTCGTCGAGCAGCGCATTGAAGTCGTCGCCGAGCTCGTTCAGTTCCGCGATCGCCGCCGGCTCGACGCGCCGCGCGAATGCCCGCTCGCGCCGCACCGCGTGCGCGACGCCGGCAAGCGCACGCAGCGGCGCGACGATATTGCGCAGCAGGCGTTTCGAGCTCACGTAGGCGCCGAACACACTGACGGCCAGGCAGCCGAGAATGCCGCCGATGCCGCCGAGCAGGAAGCCGAAGAACTGGTGCCCGCGGCCGCGCACGACGACCTGCCCGACGACGATGCCGTCGTGCACGACCGGAATGGTCACCGGCCCAGGCAGCGCGACGTCGGCCACGATGCGCTCGAGCCGCGCGATCCCGTTGCCGGCCGGCAACTGCCACGTCGCGAACGGCTGGCCGTTGCTGTCGGTGACGACGACCTGCGCGACGTCTTCCTCGCTCGCGATCATCCCGATCGCCTCGTTCGCCGCGACGCGATCGCCGAACACGAGCGCCGCCTCGACCGTATAACCGAGCGAGCGGGCCAGCAGGTTCAGGTTGTTGCCGGCATACGCACGCAATGCGATCACGGCGACCACGATCAACGACACGGCCGCCATCGCGACGGCGACGAACGCGAGGCGCAGGTGCGCGCGGCGCAGCACGCTTTGCAGCGTGGGTCGCGGCATGCGCGAAGGGGAAACGGGGAGCGCGGACCGTGTCATGGCGTCACCGGCCGCCGCGCAAGGTTGAGCACGTTCGGGTGCACGCGTACGCCGCTGCGCGCCACCGCATCGAGATTGATGTCGAACGACACGCGCTCGCCATCGACATTGAGACAGAACATGCCGCCCGCGGTGCAGGACGGATCGTGCTCCGCGATCGTCAGGACCGGATGGCCGGCCAGCGCGCTCCTGACGCGCGTTCTCTCGTCGTTGTTCAAGGTGCCGAGATACACGACGTCGCACGCGATGCCGAGCGACGGATCGTCGAAGCGGACGTGCTGCACGTCGAGCAGCGTCGAGCCGGCCTGCAGCGTATCCGTCAGGCCGCGCGCATAGTCGGGACGGCCGGTGACGCACAGGTGCAGACGAACGGGCATGGTCGGCCAGCGCGTGAAGCTGACGATGCCGAGCACGACCTGACGCACGGCGGCGTCGAGTGTCGGAATGGCGGGATCGGCGCGGCTCGCGGCGGCGACGATGCGCACGGTGTCGGCCGAATCGTCCGCACCGGCGGGAGCCCCGGCGAGTACGGCGGGCGCCGCGCCCAGCACGCAAGCCACCGTGAGCAACGCTTGGCGGCGCAGCGAAGCGGCACGGCCGGGCCGGCCCGTCTTCCGCGCGGCGATCGCCGCCGCGCACGTTGGCGTCGTTGCCGTCGCAAAACCGGCAGCCGCCGCGCACACTTTCGCATCCATGATGGCAACATCCGCTGGCGTCGCTCCGGCGCTGCCTCCCGCCTCCCTCCGTGCGCGAGCAGGCACCGTATCACGCGCACGATTGCTTCATCTTAGGTACAAAGTCGCGCGGACGACCAGTGAGAAACACCCGCCCCAAGCGTCGGATAGCACGTTGAACAAGTGCGGTGCGCGATTTATACAGGCGAATGCCGGACCCGCCGTCGACCCGGTCCAGACGTCGGCGAATTGTTCAGCGGATTGG
This genomic interval carries:
- a CDS encoding branched-chain amino acid ABC transporter substrate-binding protein translates to MTLSRLTSISVAAVLFAAGAATAQAETVKIAIAGPMSGSVAQYGDMVKAGALTAIEQVNAAGGAGGNKFEVVMMDDACEPKQAVAVANKIVSQKIKYVIGHVCSGSTIPASDIYENEGIVMVTPSATAPQLTEGKKRHFIFRTIGRDDQQGPAAAHFIINNVKPKKVAVLHDKQSYGQGIASSVKKDLEAAKIPVVLFEGINAGDSDYSAIITKLKSQGVDFVYFGGYHPEMGLLLRQAREQGVKATFMGPEGVGNKDVTAIAGPASEGMLVTLPADFSADPANAALVKAFADKKRDPNGPFQMPSYAAVKIIADAIAGAKTTDPTKVAAYMHKTTFDTPIGKVAYDAQGDLKAFKFVVYTWHKDATKTAAK
- a CDS encoding diguanylate cyclase domain-containing protein, which gives rise to MTRSALPVSPSRMPRPTLQSVLRRAHLRLAFVAVAMAAVSLIVVAVIALRAYAGNNLNLLARSLGYTVEAALVFGDRVAANEAIGMIASEEDVAQVVVTDSNGQPFATWQLPAGNGIARLERIVADVALPGPVTIPVVHDGIVVGQVVVRGRGHQFFGFLLGGIGGILGCLAVSVFGAYVSSKRLLRNIVAPLRALAGVAHAVRRERAFARRVEPAAIAELNELGDDFNALLDEFEDWQNTLRDENASLEHKATHDALTGLPNRAQFESRLARALGDANATGQRVAILYLDCDRFKEINDCLGHDAGDAVLIGVASRLRTQVRETDLVARLGGDEFAVMLAAVPEADSVVRIADEILSGMAPSIELSDGRRVATMMSAGVALYPDHASDASGLLRAADAAMYRAKRARPGSWQLAEGVAGPA
- a CDS encoding YfiR family protein yields the protein MDAKVCAAAAGFATATTPTCAAAIAARKTGRPGRAASLRRQALLTVACVLGAAPAVLAGAPAGADDSADTVRIVAAASRADPAIPTLDAAVRQVVLGIVSFTRWPTMPVRLHLCVTGRPDYARGLTDTLQAGSTLLDVQHVRFDDPSLGIACDVVYLGTLNNDERTRVRSALAGHPVLTIAEHDPSCTAGGMFCLNVDGERVSFDINLDAVARSGVRVHPNVLNLARRPVTP
- a CDS encoding DUF6623 family protein, whose product is MALHASWIHGNALTVENPGSLDRVGHFGWGADMAIKPGQSSWFHIPLATPVIVGDVRSKVQRLFLMFSATSGSIRNVHIYDGSGKVQEFNNLLLSGEHRTELDNANTFDLAAPHTVVWGMGVSFFFVADIGFDTPIPDARLIVSSAGGDFFV
- a CDS encoding OmpA family protein; the protein is MENPFPVSIGRMCIGGALLLCMVLGGCKTPPLHRGLTQTQVTALKSAGFQETQQGFEFGSTGPILFDFDRYNLKPDVRRIVERIGRTLHSAGINGVRVYGYSDDEGADAYNVELSRRRAEVVAIELVDIGLDPKRIAVVGKGKLDPVGDNRTPAGRAQNRRAAIVVSPR